The genomic interval ataaaaacaacatcagggctgtgatgaccccgccaACGTTGAGGAGGTTCTATATTAATGGGAAACGAGTTCCCCTTTAATACTGTAGCCTAATGATGCATGGTACTGTTCACAATTTAAGTCAAATTATTTATAGGacaaaaaatattcaataaagTTGCAGCATACCTGCAGAAACATGTCATATTTATAACCCAGCCACATTTCAGACAATGATGGCTCCAAATGATGCGGGGCATTAGATGACACCTCCACTTTTAGTAGCCTTAAAAAAAAGCCCTTCAAATGAACCTGTCTTTGGATTtgtgctgtgtctctgtctcagcccCCGTCACTCTGCATCTGtaatctcattaaaaaaaaaaaaaaggaggatgaaaagaggaagtgaaaaGAGCAACACGGCCACGTCTCCATCCACTCGCCGCTATCTGTCATCTGGCAGCAGATAGAGTCATTACCCTCCTTTCTCCATCTGTCCGTCAATACAGGGTCCATTAAGCCCGGCCGTGCACGCTCAGATACATCACAGGCAGTAGGCATTTCCTCTTCCACTCACACTTTGCCTTTTATTAGATTGAAGCCCAGGTAATGCACAAGGCCTAAAAATAGTCATCTCACTGAATtacgtgtgtgtggggggggggggggtgcgcgtgcgtgtgtgtgtgtgtgtgtgtctcatattTCATCATTGTacattgtgcattttttttttttttcttttctatctGATGATTGGGTTTCTGTGTGATGAGCTGCACAGccggaaaaaagaaagaaaaaagaacttgTGTACAAAGATGTAACGTCTcaaaaacaaagggaaagaaAAGCTCTCGTCTGGATTCTTAATTAGAGATCTGTGTTTTGGTCTGGTGTTTTCTCCTCACAAAGCACTTTTCCCACACAACTTTCCCTGCTTTTATCACCCTCTCATGATGTTTTCATCACTGTTGCATGGCCATTCTGGGGTGCATTAAAGAGATACGCAGAGCCTTTATAAGTCCTTTTAGAGAAGAATATGCCCAAGTTACAATCTTGTTGCCCTGAGAACaactatctgtgtgtgtgtgtgtgtgtgtgtgtgtgtgtgtgtgtgcagctctttGCTGGAGCAGAAGGAGGACTTACGGAAGAGGCTTTCCTACACAACCCAcaagctggagctgctgcagggTGAATTCGACTCCACGCGGCAGTATCTGGAGACGGAGCTGCGCAGAGCTCAGGAGGAGCTGGACAAGTTTACTGATAAACTGCGCAGGTGGGCCACAGATAAGATACATGAAACAGTGAGAGAAGTTCACAAAGGCTgactgtggaggaggagcttgaagtcagaattctgaggaaaaaagtcagaattatgtgaggaaaagtcagaattctgggggaaaaaaagtcagacttttgaggaaaagtcagaattctgaggaaaaaagtcagaattttgaagaaaagtcagaattttgaagaaaagtcagaattttgaagaaaagtcagaattctgaggaaaaaagtcagaattctgtggaaaaaagtctgaattctgaggaaaaaattcagaattcagttcagagattaaaaaatgtattatttatttacaagaaaagtattttttctaGTGTCCCAAgagcaaaagacaaaagacaactgTCCAATCAATTAAACgtgagtgggttttttttaatgtaaaatctTAATCTGGTAAACGACTactcactttaaataaaaaataaatgtagttgAGTTAAAGTATGAAAATGGAAATCATCCTGTACTCTAAAATTGACTTATGTACAGAACTGTCGTAAATACTGCTGTCAGTATATGTTATATTAGTCCCATaaatcagagcaaagaaaaaaaaggatccacatttaaaaggttttaaTGATCTGGGTTGGGTAAAGATTTTGGCAACTTGTAAGAGAAAACTGCCTACAGTACACgtacagcatatatatatatatatacacatatgtatacatatatgtatatatatatatatatatatacatatatatacatacatatatagagGAGAGCAGAGATTTACTGTGGATGAAAATagtatttttaaaagttttacaTAATAAATGTGTATACACGTTATAatcataaaaatcataataaataataatattataatattattaataatttccATGATATAATTATATCAATAGAGGGAGGTCAGTGAGAAAAATGAATCTCTCTGAAGGTGCTGTAAACTGTAGACCTGTATTCTGAAGAACGGGCTCGTTTTAATCTGGGATACATTTCCCACTGTTACTCTTCATacactgtgcagtgtgtgtggtttgtgtttgtatacGCTGTTATCTGTCAGTGAtcagtgttgtttgttgtgtcgtTCAGAATACAGAGCAGCTACTCAGCACTGCAGAGGATCAACCAGGATCTGGAGGAAAAGATCCAAAGGAATGTAAGTGTTTAAGCCTCAGTGtccttgtgtgtattttaagttttacctctttaggacatagATATTCACAAGGATAtctcacagaatttcaaagtaaaagtgcttgttttaatattttatgatgtatacttcacaattaaatcatatttatggtgcaaataaatctattaatacCCAAAACAGATTAAAATTAATCTAAAGTCAATAATACAATCAATAATATCGTAGACAAGTGTAATTAAAATGCCAAACAAGCTTGTTGGCgatgtttttattataactTTGATTGGGCCACTCGTTATCAACTGAACTGGGGGGCCCGTTTTGACACCTTTGATCTATAGGAAAGTTTTCCCAACAAATGGCCCAAAAAGAGCTAGAGGTCAGAGCCAGAGAATGAGTGGACTGTTCTGcgatgatagaaaggcaacagttaCTCAAACTAGAACATTCTGAACTGTCAAAAATtgatgaaaaacagaaacaacatgttttaaacTTGTCACATTTCATAAACGGCTGATGATACAGattacatttttggtttgtgagcgtcaggaggctttcaggagCTCACActtttaaatttgtgaaaaacaggTGTGAATTGACATAGAAAAATCTGTCATCCtcgtcatcatttaaaaaaaaccaaaaaaaaaaaccctccagaGCTGAGTTTTAACATAGAAGTCAATGGGAGGTTTGGCCAGAACTATCTCCACCTTTAggtgattgtaaaaaaaaacacaagttatatgaaaatgaaaacaacacacatggtTAGACAACAACCATAGCAACGTTTTTATGTGAAAATTGTGTAGGAGAAGAGTTTTTTGGGTTTATTTTTCATGGACCTCAGTGAGTGTGCCACTCTAACTTGcacaatacacactcattataaaatctgaaaatgtccaaaaaatacaaaacttaaactgcaaTTGTTTTTAAAACCGTAATATGTATCGAAACTTTGATTTAGGTGAGACACGTCTCAAGTCTAGTGACCCGTTCAAAGTTTCAACCACctctctacgttaaagtatgacgacactgtgaggctccaaagtgGTCTGGgttgaaatagtttttttccccattcaaGTGTATGTAAAATTATTCGCAGTACTACTTGACTACCAGCGATGAATGCCCAACACGTCGAACCTTGAAAGAGATGGACTATGGCAGCAGAAGATCACACTCGGTGACAATcctgtgtgcctaataaagtgagcGTGTTTGTGGAAGAGAATTCCAGTGCTGGCTGGTTTTAGTGCACAGAAGAAAAAGTAGCATGTAAATAAGTCGGTGGGGTTCAGAGATGGTACAGAGCGCGCTCGCTCGCAGAGACAATTTGAATATGAATGCCTCGCTGTTGGTGCCACTGACGTTAATTATGTCTCATTACAATTGGCTGTCCTCCTCCCAATGGCAGAGTGATAGCGCAGCCTTTGTTCCTTGGTGCGCTGCACCTCACTTCATTTGTCAGACATTGCTTGTGCCAGTGGAGAGATACAATTAATCAGACTGCCTGAGAACACAGCATTACCATCAGGggtctttgctgctgctgctgctgctgctgcagaacagacggaggaaagagaaagaaagaaaagaaagagagaaagaaaagtgatAATAATCACAGTGCACCTCACTGTCCTATAGTGACAGTGTGAGATACCAGGTACAGATAATAAGGAGATGAAGGTCACTTTTATTAGAATAAAAAtgctctttttaaaaaacaaaaaaaaacaaaaaaaagaaataaataatgtcCAACaggtttgtttcttttgtttttcttgatgaAGCATCCTCATCTGCCGTTATTGATTCCGCTCACATATTCCTTCCCCGAGGGTGAGAGAGGTGCTGAGTCAGTCTCTTTGTCAAGCTTGTTTACTCCAGAGGGGCCACAGACCCATCCGACCCCCTCGGCCCCCCCTTAACGATAGAGAATGTAATTACGAGACAGATAAACATGGTGATGTACTCGCAGTGTCTGCGCACCCACTCGCGCCCTGTTCCaaggaagggggaaaaaagtgtgaAGTGAAGAGCACCAAAAAAAACGTCTGCACACTTCAGGACTTCAGACGCCCCGTGTTTCCGCGCATCAAAGTTGCAACACAGGAATGCATTGGCTCTTCGTTGGCATACAGGGACggaaaaaatgagagaaaacagTGACCAATTGTACGCGGCGCTGTCTCACACGTCTGCGTCGTGTCGTGCTTGTAGGGAAAACAACAACGATGTTGGAGGCAGCCTGCGTTTAATCTCTGACAAGGtgtgaatgaaagaaaacaaaacctccGGTGAATACACATTTGGAGGCTCTTTCTCCCCTGACACATGACAACACAATGTAAAACATTACCAACAAGACGTCATCGTAGAACAAGATAAGTTAAGATTGTGAGGGAAATTATATTTGAAAAGGACAAAGGTCAGTGAACCAAACAAGGAGCCAAACTTGGCTCCAGTGAGCTGGACACACTGGAGTCTCAGTGTTAAATGTGGAGATAATGTGGAGATTTCCAggggccaatggtcccttcagaccctttttaacagtaaaagttagAAACTGtctgataagataagataagaaacCTCTTACTTTTCTCACCAGTCCCAGCACCACGACGATGAGAAGCGTGCTTTGAGCCGAGAGATCATCGTCCTCAACAATCGCCTGATGGAGGCCAAGCTCACCATCGAGAAGCTACAAGAGGACAACGtgaataaattatttatttatttgaaagttGCACACTACCCTAGTTTTTAAGACTGTCCGAAATTAAATATGTACGGGAACCAAAATTAAGACGGACGATTTTATCTCTGATTGTCCAAGTTGATGACAGCAAAAAAGATGTGATCGTTTAGAGACACTTTGGCTTCTATGCTTCTTTGGAAATGTTTACTTTctacggagccccagacatgacatggggggaAATAATGTATAACGTGCGCACTAATTAATATTTCGTGGCCACGGAATACACAAATGAGAGTTTATTTCTTCCCACGTCATGTCTGGGTCTCCGTAATTGTCGGAGAAGAGTTGAAATGTATGTTTCCAAAGTAAGATTGTGTCGTGTCCTCACAGGATGTGTACAGAAAGGACTGTAACCTCGCTGCTCAGCTTCTGCAGTGCAACAAGTCTCTTTACATGGCCCAGCTCTCTGAGGTGAGTCTTGTGTTGTATTGACTTTACTGTGTTATTTGGTTTTTCCATTCAGCCCCGGGTCTTATTTTATACCACTTCAGTCCACTGCAGCTCAACTTTTCCAACtcaattgttttgttgttgtattttcttcCTTGTATTGCACTCGTGgttcaaaataaatccatatcAATTTGAGGAGTATACATTTCAACCCCTACATCACGACGCTCACATTCAACAAATAAGACCCCGGCATTTGATAGAAACCCAGAGAGTTACCTACAAGTGTGGTGCAGTTGAATATTACAGGTTACAGAGAAATATGGGGTGAAATAGCTGTGGAGGAGAGGTTCTCCAGGTTACGGATTCCCATTTTAAGGCCACGACAAACCAAATAGAATCTTTATTTTTAGGTGATCATACACGTATGGGTAGTATTGTTAATTTCCACCAATAAAATGAAGCCTTACGTCAGCTGACCGCAATCGTTAAACTCCAATCACAGCCATTGTCACACCAGGTCGCTAAATACTCACGCAGCAACAGCATGAAACGTAAACGTATGCCAACGGGccttatttccctttctttcccctggctttgtctccgtctctgttattatatctgtaatgtgtacgacgtcttcctctctgtgttcgGTGTAGCGTTACAGTGCCACTTacagtcctggcatatgtactacagcgttttgagTCTTTTTACGGGGAGCTTTTTTAAcacagcaaagaaaaagattgttttccTCTCGtgccgtttccgtgtggatgtgGCTTTTTATGTCgatatttaagtcttttttattgggaaaaaaagggggggggggggggagttaaaaaatacaaaacgaGACAAAATATAAATGTAGAGTGCACCACAGCATCACCGTGCTGTGCTGCGTTCTCTTGTGAGAGGAGAAGCATGTGGGTATTGATGAGTGTTGTAACATCAGGCCAGCTTGGCAACACTTCTCCCTGCATCAGCCCTGGGCTTTGTGCCTCCGTCGTGTGGCACGAGCAGATTCTAAAGCCTGCAAGTGTCCACAAGGTTAAAgaatgtcctgttttttttctcccatatCACTGAATGGAAATGTCAATCCAAATTGCATTTGGTTACGTAAGGCAGAATAAGCATGCCCACACACGTttactgcacacacaaacacatacacacactggctctgcacagtatatatatatatatgatctGTTATGGAGTGAAAAACAGTTCAGATCTGCCAAATGTAATGGAGGTCAGAGGCTATATATGCACTTAGTGTACGTCCACGGTTCTGCTGGTCCTGTGGGTGGAAGCTAATCGAAAGCATATTGATGAATGGCGCTGCAGCATTTTTGAGAAATGCAGTGGCTCCTCAGTGCCCACAGTGGCGCTTTAGTCGTTTGTTTTGctgcaaatcaaacacacacacacacacacacacacagtgagtgtacGTGTGTGAAATGATAGTGCTCGGATTTTCTCAATACTacataaaaagtcaaatgtgaTCTTATTCAAAATGAGCTCAAGTTTGGTCCAAGTGGTAATGTGATGATAAAATGCATTTGcatgctctctctgtctcctccatcCACAAAGTTATAATTAACTTGCCTCTCATTGCCAATTAGGAACAACTGACTAGATCACCGTTGATGGTGTGCTGCAGTTGGCTTAATGCTTGTTGCTATGGAGAGGCACAGATAGTGGatataggcttttttttttatattgaggAATTCTCAGAATAGAACAATGTCTTCCTTTTTACCATGGAGGGCAGCTCAGTTCTCCTTCATGTTCACATTCATTTTTCCCCTGAAAACGATGCTCATATTTTGTAAACTGTATTCGCGAACACGTGGCGCGGCGACATAAATCGATTACTGTAAAAcgtgacacactgacacacatagagacaacaaAAGCAGAAGAACCAACACATTAATACACTGAATGAACAAATACAggacaagataagataatcctatATCAGTCTCATGATGGGGACATTTACTGAGCTACAGCGCAGACAGAATGATTCTTCGTTTCCTGCACTTACaccaacattttaaacacacgTTTTCTCTTCCATTTCTTTATTCCTCTTTCCAGCTGCCCGCCGAGTTTCAGGAGCGACTGACCATGCACATGGAGGAGTCTCCCCTCTGTCACACCTACTCCGACTCCGTTCCGGCCTCGCTCATTGCCAAAGTGCTCGAGAAGCCGGACGAggcctgcagcagcagccaggcCTCGCGTTCTCCGAGCCCCCAAACCCAGGaccatgcttttattttggagagGTTGGGCCCGGGGCAGCGCCTGGGTCTCCGTGCAGCTTACAAATCTGACCTGTACGCCAGTGACACTGCCTTGTACTGTCCTGATGACCGGCACCGCGAGCGAAGGCCCAGCATGGACCTCCACGGTCAGAGACAGTTGGTGTACGGGCCCCAGAACTCTACCGACAGTACCCCAGAGGAGGGGTCAGTTGGGCTGAGGCCCGGCTTCTCCCAGGAACACTTTGCTAAGTTTCCGCCCCCACTGGGTGTGGGCTCCAGCTCCTACTCCAGTTTCAGTGGAGGGGGATCTGAGGACAAAGGAAATGGCCCTCCCAGCAGTGGAGCATCCTCCCCTCACCATCATTCCCTCTACATGGACTGGAGAGATGAAGGGGAATATGAGCGGAAGAGTGACTCATCCTGGGAGAGGGACAGTCCAAGAGGCTTTGCCAACGCTCATCCCTTCCAACAGACGGAGCTGAGCCACCACCAGAACGGCAGCTCGCCCGTCTACAGCCGCACCATGTCCTCCTGTTTCAGTGAGCCCTACGAGCCGCTCCCCCCCTCTTCTTCGCCAAGTGTTGCCTACGGAGACAGTCGTCGTGGCAGCGCGTTAGCTCcggaagaggaggagctgatTGGTCGATGGAGACAACTCAGCGTGGAGGACTTGGGTGCCCACACCTACCGCAGCCCGGGCCGGGCTTCACCTTACAGCTTCTCAGAGCAGCACTTCTCCGTGCGGCCCGCTAAGATCCGACTCGGACCGCTCTACAGCAGCTTCCAGGAGGGGGCTGACTATTACCATCAAGGAGTGGGTGCCGTGGACTCGGTGTGGGTGGCAGCCAGCTCCAGCCCTGAATGCAGTCCAGGGCTGCGGCAGGCGCACAGCCAAGCCCACCTCTACCGAGGCGAGGACAGCCAGGAGTCAGAGCACAGCCTCTACCACTCAGGGAGCTCCAAGGACAGGGAGGGAAACATGGCAGCTGGTGGCCAGAGCACGGATTATGTAGATCCCAGCCCCAACAGCTCCACTGAGTCTCTCAACCAGAGGTCCATGGAGATGCAGCACTACCAAGTGGAGATGCACAACTTGCCTCCACAGGGGAGCCAGTCTCCGCCACCGGtcccgccccctcctccccctccataCAACCAAAAATTTGGCTCTCTGGGACTTTCCCGGAAGGACAGTCTGACCAAGGCCCAGCTTTATGGAACTCTCCTGAACTGAATGACCTTCCAATCGTGCGTTTGTCCTTGACAGGACGATGGGGTAAGAAGCCCCAGTGCGTCCAGCTGCACCTTCTGTACGCGCGACCGATTTGGCAGGAAATCGTTTGAATAGAAGCCAGAGGTCGAGTCATTCAGCACGACAAACCTGAAACCACAGCTGAGGATTTTAAAGCTTTGAATCTCACCCGTTTACACTATTACATTTGTCCGGAGGAAGAAGTAAGAGTTGGAAGTGGAGCTCAGTTTGTACAgtgatgtatttaaaaatacaaatgtataaatatatacttgTAACTACAAATTGAGTgatatattttgtatgtgacTGTTGGCGAGAAACACACCCAAAACGATCAAAGTGACGAACCTGGAACTTCTGCATACATTCAAAAACTGCCAATTCTATATTTGAAACCACAGAAAGGTCgacttatattattatataccgTGAGCGAGAAACGATTAGTTCcagtcattattttttaatcgaCTGACAGTGTGAGGATTTAAAATGAGAGAACgcaataggaaaaaaaaatcactcaaacgaacaacatacattttgtttttcttctcttgatGGAATTTGACAGTGTTGATAGATGTGCTATATTGTTATTGATGGAACGTTTTGAGGTCTGTTTTAACAGTCAGTATTACTTTAATTTTTTGCTCTTCTATTTCCCACCGAGAGGTGGTTTTCCTGCCCCCATTCTACCTCAGACTTGGATGCCCACACCCCATTAAGCCACTGTAACCTTGTTTCTTCGACTACGATGcatgattatatatattttggttgttttgttcaccTAATAAAGCACAAACCAGTTCACCATCTGTATTCAACCTTCTTTGGAAACAGTGGTTTTATTAGCATATACAGGACTTTCAGTCATCACAGGGGTTTCATTTTTGTCCTTGAGCGTCTTAACATACTGCTTCATCCTTTTTCCACTGATTTCCCCTCTATAAGAGGTCCGACAGGATTTACCTGTGAATCCACTGTCCACCTTATTGTTCCTGTTCTtcagacacagcagagacacttGAAACACAGCAGGAGTGTAAACTTGATTAACAACCCCTCTTCTTACTTCCCAACACTGCAGAATATGGACAAATGTAGCACTAACAAACGTGCTGTTCACTCTGCCCTGTGGGTTTGCACAGCACGAGGAACAATGTGACTTCCTCTGAGGCAAAAACGTGACCGCTCAGTTTGGCTTTGATGAATATGAGAtaagctcactcactcactttcatCATGACGGGTGAGTGTCAATCCTGGTCACTGGCATAAAGGCAAAGTGCTATTTAATCTTCAAAGTATTGAGCAGGAATGGGTAGAGAGTCTGTTGATGTACTACTTACaagcctgtaaaaaaaaaacagttgtataATGTCTCATGTGCTCTGGCAGTAGCTTTCAAAAATATAACTCTAAGTTAAGGAAATACCATTTTAAAACACTGGAGTAGACCTTGAAGTGCTCTGTGCAtgggtgttgtttttttagaatgaTTCTCCTTTTTAGAAAGGGTTTCTAGGAAATCAAAAAGTACGACAATTTAATGCAGATTTGCTTTACAGgcacatttttcaattttatacAGTCAACTCTTTGCTCTGCAACCTTATTACAGCAGATTAGCTCACTGAGACTAAATTAACTGGCACACTATGTCAGCCCGTTAATGAATTTATCGCAAATGGTCTTTTCACAAGTCATCTGAGACTCTGTGGGGCTGCTtgggtttttattattttgttaaagAATGCACAATTTCCCAGAAATACTATCCTATCCACAGAAGAGGACTGTGCTCAGTTAGTGAGTCCAACCATTCTGCTGCTTACATCCCACAGCTTCTTGGCTGCCTGCTCATCTGTAGCTGTGGCCATCAGCTGCTCCTCCTCGCAGTTAGCGAAACACTTCCCCGACACTCCCTCCACCTCTGGGGAGCAGGCCAGATAGAGCGGAGTCTGGGCTCCCTCAAGTGGACTCTTGAAAAAGACCAGCGAAGCGAGGTGGAACAGCGGCTTTGCCAGAAACGGGATTTGAACGTGCCTTCCTAGTTTGGTCCTCACGATGCCCGGGGTGAGAGCGTTGACCGTGACCCCCGTGCCCTCCAGCCGATGAGACAGCTCAAGTGCAAACAGCAGGTTGGCCAGTTTGCTCTGACTGTAGCAGAAGGCCTTGTCGTAGCTGTTTTCACTGTTCAGGTCATCAAAGTTAACGTGGCCGTACTTGTACAGCTTAGAAGAGACCACAACGACGCGGCTGGGGGCAGAAGATTTCAGGAGGTCCAGCAGGAGGTGAGTGAGGAGGAAGTGACCCAGGTGATTCACACCGAGCTGCATCTCAAAGCCGTCCTCCGTCTTCATGTAGGGACACTGGTAGACGCCTGCGTTGTTGATGAGCACGTCGATCTTGGACTCCTCCTAATGGgacagaaatgtaaaacacGTCAGACAGGAGGACGCAggaatagacttttttttttaaagggttttagggtttatatcagaaaataagAAGGAGGTGATCTGTCTACAAgccaagtgacacacacacaatatagtCATCATTTGTCTTATAAACTGTATGCATATGAAACACTATAAAACATTATGAAAGTACCAATAAATGGTCCCACGATCTTTTGGTTGTCATTTGATTTAATACTGGTGTCTTAAACGGGTCATACAGAGACACCCAGTGGTTGTGAGAGGAAGTTTTAAAGTGCTCAAAACATATATTATGCAAACAGTGGCATGAGTGCTTGTGTAGTTTGGTGTTGTGAACACAAAAGTAGgttaaacaacaattaaatagattaattaaaaaaatatatgcttCTTCATTATCGAATAcctataaataaatgaactcaCCTCATTAATTTCCTCACAAAACTTTCGGACAGATGTGAGAGAAGCCAGGTCCAGGTTTTTGATGACCACCTCTCCCTGCTCTGCTCCCGCTTGCTTCCTAATGTCCTCGGCTGCCTCCTCAGCGCTCCGCTGGTCCCGACAAGCCATGATGACCCGGGCTTGAAGCTTCACCAGCTCCGTGGCCACGGCCTTCCCTATACCGCTGTTAGCCCCGGTCACGATCACCGTCTTTCCCCGCATAGTGTCGGCTGCATAGCGGAGCATTTTCCCTGCTTTCTGCGCAGGAAACAAACAGCGCATTAGGATGAGGGCGCCACCGCcggcaacagcagcaacaagcaCCGCGGTAAGCATGAAGCAGGGACCGGTGACAGGTCAGCGGAAACCGTTGTTAGGTCAGCGGCGGGGACGAGCAGAACGAGTGGTTCGATTTAGCCGAGTGACAACAACATTACCCCGGAAATGATTATCTCACAACTTAGaacataatttttttaattacttttatttaaatactcCGAGCAAACATATTATTAATTCACTATTTACCATAAGCGAAGCATTCTTAATCAATGCTTGTAGGCTAACTGAGGTAGCCTTTTTGTCAACTACTTCCGGTTCGTTTTGGTAACCAAACCACATCACATAACATACTAATTCTAGCACTAGTTTGACGcgtttttaaacataaaacgcatttgtgtgtgtttattgttcaATGTTGAAGGGATCGGCATGGTTCGGCTTACTACAAAGTAGTTAATATTAGTGTAGTCCATCGATAagatttaaatgtatgtttttgccAAGTTGCACGTATCAGTCATTAGGTGGAGCTATACGAATACAAATggaatttaaaagaaaagacatggataaaataatttgtgaatgaatgaacgagtACATATTGTTAGCTATTCAATATAATGACTTATAATCACTTAatttgtgtgtacttgtgcaaCATAGAGTCAGGACAAAACTTTAATTCAGTATCTGAGTAGTGGATTAAGTTCTGTATGACTATAAATGTTACTGTTAGTAATAGCGCATATTAATA from Solea solea chromosome 17, fSolSol10.1, whole genome shotgun sequence carries:
- the si:dkey-174m14.3 gene encoding brain-enriched guanylate kinase-associated protein isoform X2 is translated as MRGKEHRQTMKKIYIGKTALKVPRNGGKHPKKSSLLEQKEDLRKRLSYTTHKLELLQGEFDSTRQYLETELRRAQEELDKFTDKLRRIQSSYSALQRINQDLEEKIQRNSQHHDDEKRALSREIIVLNNRLMEAKLTIEKLQEDNDVYRKDCNLAAQLLQCNKSLYMAQLSELPAEFQERLTMHMEESPLCHTYSDSVPASLIAKVLEKPDEACSSSQASRSPSPQTQDHAFILERLGPGQRLGLRAAYKSDLYASDTALYCPDDRHRERRPSMDLHGQRQLVYGPQNSTDSTPEEGSVGLRPGFSQEHFAKFPPPLGVGSSSYSSFSGGGSEDKGNGPPSSGASSPHHHSLYMDWRDEGEYERKSDSSWERDSPRGFANAHPFQQTELSHHQNGSSPVYSRTMSSCFSEPYEPLPPSSSPSVAYGDSRRGSALAPEEEELIGRWRQLSVEDLGAHTYRSPGRASPYSFSEQHFSVRPAKIRLGPLYSSFQEGADYYHQGVGAVDSVWVAASSSPECSPGLRQAHSQAHLYRGEDSQESEHSLYHSGSSKDREGNMAAGGQSTDYVDPSPNSSTESLNQRSMEMQHYQVEMHNLPPQGSQSPPPVPPPPPPPYNQKFGSLGLSRKDSLTKAQLYGTLLN
- the si:dkey-174m14.3 gene encoding brain-enriched guanylate kinase-associated protein isoform X1 — encoded protein: MAQNKPQEEQTPPELTQKTYLETDIDTVRTNDEQQRDQETRADTRPRLEVDEKSVIPPPPQFCQGFDVRSSFTESYRDFSRHPYRSASLPRGVNMVSDEEMNNTDAISSLLEQKEDLRKRLSYTTHKLELLQGEFDSTRQYLETELRRAQEELDKFTDKLRRIQSSYSALQRINQDLEEKIQRNSQHHDDEKRALSREIIVLNNRLMEAKLTIEKLQEDNDVYRKDCNLAAQLLQCNKSLYMAQLSELPAEFQERLTMHMEESPLCHTYSDSVPASLIAKVLEKPDEACSSSQASRSPSPQTQDHAFILERLGPGQRLGLRAAYKSDLYASDTALYCPDDRHRERRPSMDLHGQRQLVYGPQNSTDSTPEEGSVGLRPGFSQEHFAKFPPPLGVGSSSYSSFSGGGSEDKGNGPPSSGASSPHHHSLYMDWRDEGEYERKSDSSWERDSPRGFANAHPFQQTELSHHQNGSSPVYSRTMSSCFSEPYEPLPPSSSPSVAYGDSRRGSALAPEEEELIGRWRQLSVEDLGAHTYRSPGRASPYSFSEQHFSVRPAKIRLGPLYSSFQEGADYYHQGVGAVDSVWVAASSSPECSPGLRQAHSQAHLYRGEDSQESEHSLYHSGSSKDREGNMAAGGQSTDYVDPSPNSSTESLNQRSMEMQHYQVEMHNLPPQGSQSPPPVPPPPPPPYNQKFGSLGLSRKDSLTKAQLYGTLLN
- the si:dkey-174m14.3 gene encoding brain-enriched guanylate kinase-associated protein isoform X3 yields the protein MKLCVRESSLLEQKEDLRKRLSYTTHKLELLQGEFDSTRQYLETELRRAQEELDKFTDKLRRIQSSYSALQRINQDLEEKIQRNSQHHDDEKRALSREIIVLNNRLMEAKLTIEKLQEDNDVYRKDCNLAAQLLQCNKSLYMAQLSELPAEFQERLTMHMEESPLCHTYSDSVPASLIAKVLEKPDEACSSSQASRSPSPQTQDHAFILERLGPGQRLGLRAAYKSDLYASDTALYCPDDRHRERRPSMDLHGQRQLVYGPQNSTDSTPEEGSVGLRPGFSQEHFAKFPPPLGVGSSSYSSFSGGGSEDKGNGPPSSGASSPHHHSLYMDWRDEGEYERKSDSSWERDSPRGFANAHPFQQTELSHHQNGSSPVYSRTMSSCFSEPYEPLPPSSSPSVAYGDSRRGSALAPEEEELIGRWRQLSVEDLGAHTYRSPGRASPYSFSEQHFSVRPAKIRLGPLYSSFQEGADYYHQGVGAVDSVWVAASSSPECSPGLRQAHSQAHLYRGEDSQESEHSLYHSGSSKDREGNMAAGGQSTDYVDPSPNSSTESLNQRSMEMQHYQVEMHNLPPQGSQSPPPVPPPPPPPYNQKFGSLGLSRKDSLTKAQLYGTLLN
- the rdh14b gene encoding retinol dehydrogenase 14b, producing the protein MLTAVLVAAVAGGGALILMRCLFPAQKAGKMLRYAADTMRGKTVIVTGANSGIGKAVATELVKLQARVIMACRDQRSAEEAAEDIRKQAGAEQGEVVIKNLDLASLTSVRKFCEEINEEESKIDVLINNAGVYQCPYMKTEDGFEMQLGVNHLGHFLLTHLLLDLLKSSAPSRVVVVSSKLYKYGHVNFDDLNSENSYDKAFCYSQSKLANLLFALELSHRLEGTGVTVNALTPGIVRTKLGRHVQIPFLAKPLFHLASLVFFKSPLEGAQTPLYLACSPEVEGVSGKCFANCEEEQLMATATDEQAAKKLWDVSSRMVGLTN